The Stigmatella aurantiaca DW4/3-1 genome contains the following window.
CTGCGAGCCGGGACCGCCGTCGAACTTCTGCCAGAACGTCGCCGGCAAGGCCTGTGCGACGACGTCCACGCGCCGGTGTTATCTGCCCAATTACTGCGAGTGGTTCTTCTGCCGGTGCACCAACGGCGCCTGGGCCTGTGAATAGCGCCTCGTAGCACCTGAGGAGGCGGTTCGCGCCTGTCCCGGCTCACCCCGGGGCAGGCCCCTCTCCTGGACACGCAACCGGCGCTGGAATCTCAGTCCGGTAGCAGCCAGAGCGGACGTGAAAGCACTTCCACGCCATCGAGCGCGCCTGCCGTAGGGGGGTCTTCAACCGCGCGCACGACATCCTGGCGCGGTTCGAGGGCTGCTTCGAGCGTTGCTCACGGTGACGTTCATGAGTTGTGCTGCACGCGGTGCGATTTCGCGGAGCGGATCGCAGACTGCGTGCACCTGCCGCCTGTCCGTCCTGTTCCCGGTGCGGGGTGGTGGTGCGCCCCGGCGTCGTGCTCTGCGAGTCCCCACCGCACCCGATGAGGACTGCTGAAAGAGGCTGGACGGCTGCGCCGGCGTTTCGCGTTGGACATTTTCGCCTGCGCCCACTGTGCCTACAGCAGATGCAGGGCCGGGCCAACGGCTCGGAGGGAAGAGCTATTGCGATCACGCGGGTGGAATCCAGCGGCTGGGTAACTTGTTGCCCATGCCCCTTGAGAACGACAAGAACGAGGCGAAGGTGGCGTTCTACGATGTGTCAACGAACTCGCCTCGCAACCTCCTACACCGACGCGCAAGGCATCGAGCAGGCGGTGCTCCTGGTTTATGCCTACAGCCCAAAGCGGTTCGGGTTCTACCGAGCGCCTGCCCATGCGCTCAGCACGAACTCGTGGACCCAGATCGGCGAGACCAATGTCCTCGACAGCGATGACCAGTTCCAGTGCTTTGGCCTGGTCACCCAGGCGAGCGCGGGCGAGGACGTCGTCTACATCTGATGACCGGGGCTGGTGGGCATCGAGCACGTGGGGCTGGGCTCGGACTTCGACGGTCGTGCTGCTGGCGCGCAGCCACTGCGAGGCGGATCTCGAGAAGAGCGCCTCGGGCAACCTCCGCCGCATCGAAGTAGATTTTGAGATTTCGAGAAGCTCCATTCTTGCCCTGTCCTCTTATTATTTCGCTTCGGGAGGACTCTTTGTTCAAGTCACTGCGCGCGCGGCGCCTCTTGATGTGTGGGGCCTTGTTGTTGAGTTCCACGGGATTTGCCGCCCCCCTTCTTGTAACGCTCGTGGACGTCGATGCGACGGCGGGGCGGCTCTATGGTCCAGTGTGACATGGTGTCCGGGCCACCCATGGGGCCGGGGACCTGGAGTTCCGCGACGTGTCCGTCTGGGGGGGATGCCATGGGTGGAGCTTGCACGCAGAGTGGAGGCAGCTCTTCAGGTCTGATCTCTTCATCGCAAACCAGGAGCAGCTACAACTGCTACCTCACGGCTGGATACGCGACCAGCAAGGTTCAGTCGGCGGCGATGTGTTGCACCATCCAGTAGGGTTGAAAGGTGTTCCTGGCTTCGGTCGGTGTCATCCGTGGATTGAGACGCGCGCCGAGACGAGCCCTGCGGCGACCGCCCCCCGCCGCGTGAGAACTCTGAGACGAGTCCTTTCAGAGGGCGTGATGTTCGCGGCTCGCGAACCATCTCGCCGCGGCCCGTGTGACTTCCTCGGGACTGGGAGTCGTATCGCTCGCCCATGCAACGAACCCATCGGGACGCACGAGCAGCGCGCTCAGTCCAAGGCGATCCTTGGCGTCACTGGCCACGTACCTGACAGGGCCGCCCCAAAGGCCATCAAGCGCTTGGAGCGACGCCTGCCGGCCGAAGTCCAACAGCAAACCGTTTCCATCTCGGAGCAGGGTGCCGAGCCTCGTTCCGTCCTCCAACTCGAAGTCCGGGCAGCTGCGGCCCACCAACGGGTGTTCCTCGCCAAGGTCGTAACGGAGGGACACCCCCCAGACACGTTCAGCGAAGTAGGTCGCGCCGTCGCGCGTATCGATCAGGTCGCGGAGGATGGCTTCGAGCGCGCGGGAATGTCGGTTCGGCCGCATCAGCGCGACCTGGGCCCGCGTCCAATCGAGGATGCGCGCCCCGATCGGATGCCGCTCCGTGGTGTAGCTGTCGAGTAAGCCATCGGGGGCATTGCCTCGGATGGTTGCAGCAAGCTTCCACCCGAGGTTCATTGCGTCTCCAAGTCCGAGGTTCAAGCCTTGTCCGCCGAGCGGTGAATGAATGTGCGCGGCGTCGCCCGCCAGCAACACCCGTCCTTTGCGGTAGGCCGTTGCTTGCTGCGAGCGGTCGGTCCATGTCGTGGCGACGTTCAACGCTTTGAGGGTCACGTCGGTGCAGGACACGCGTCGTAAGACCGCTTGCACGTGCTCGCACGTCACCGGTTGGGTGCGATGGAATGCGCCGCCGTCAAAGTCGACAATCGCAATCACCCCTGGCTGCCACTGAGTGTACACACCGGTCGGCGTGTAATGACGGCCCATGCGGAGTTTCTCCGGGTCGGCGATTTCGACCTGGACCGAATATCCCGTGAACTCAGGCTCGGTACCTACGAACTCGAAGCCACCTTGCTTGCGCACTGTGCTGCGGCCGCCGTCGCAACCCACGAGCCAACGCGCGCGAACGCGTTGCTCGCCGGCATGGACGGTGATTTCATCGTTCGCAGACTCGAAGCCTTCGACACCATGGCCGCGCTGGATTTCCACTCCGGCGGACAGTGCGTGAGCGGTGAGGACGCGCTCGAGATGCTCCATTTCACTCCCCAATTGGGTGTCGGCCGGGCTCGGTAGTCGGTACGTCCACCGCGACGAATCGATGTTGCTGTAGTCGAACGCGATGCCCGCGAAGTGGCCGGCCGGCCCGCGCACCTGTGAGCCGGATGCCATGGATCCAGGTCTCGGCTGACTGCTCTCGTCACGACGTTGCGACGCAATTTGTTCCAGCAGTCCGCGCCGGTAGAATGCTTCGATGCTTGGGCCCCAGAGTCCTCGCATTCCAAACGGGAGCCGCTTCAGGGGGGAGTGCGGATCCTCCAATCGTTCAAGCACCAGCACGGAGAGCTTCGCGAGCCGCAGCTCACAGGCTAGGAACAGGCCGACCGGGCCGGCCCCTGCGATGACCACGTCGTAGACCAAGGTGTCCTCTTGGCTCGGGTGTTTGGACCGGGCCTACGCCAGCGTATCAATTCCGGGTCGGTCGAGCTGGCACGACCTACGCCACACCTATGGCAATCACCTTGCGATGCGGGGCGTGGCCCTCGTTGCTGGGATTTCAAATAAAACGTGCTAGGCTGGACAAGTCCGTTTTGGAATTCTGAACTGAGCACGGGGAAACGATGATGGTGCCTGAAGCCAGAGCTTTGTTCGCCGCACTTTGCGTGACCGCATGGCTGCCCCTGGCAGCCAATGCTCAGGTCCTCGTACAACGATGCAGCGCCGACAGCAGGAACCCAAGCCAAGCCGAGGCTCGGCTCC
Protein-coding sequences here:
- a CDS encoding FAD-dependent monooxygenase is translated as MVYDVVIAGAGPVGLFLACELRLAKLSVLVLERLEDPHSPLKRLPFGMRGLWGPSIEAFYRRGLLEQIASQRRDESSQPRPGSMASGSQVRGPAGHFAGIAFDYSNIDSSRWTYRLPSPADTQLGSEMEHLERVLTAHALSAGVEIQRGHGVEGFESANDEITVHAGEQRVRARWLVGCDGGRSTVRKQGGFEFVGTEPEFTGYSVQVEIADPEKLRMGRHYTPTGVYTQWQPGVIAIVDFDGGAFHRTQPVTCEHVQAVLRRVSCTDVTLKALNVATTWTDRSQQATAYRKGRVLLAGDAAHIHSPLGGQGLNLGLGDAMNLGWKLAATIRGNAPDGLLDSYTTERHPIGARILDWTRAQVALMRPNRHSRALEAILRDLIDTRDGATYFAERVWGVSLRYDLGEEHPLVGRSCPDFELEDGTRLGTLLRDGNGLLLDFGRQASLQALDGLWGGPVRYVASDAKDRLGLSALLVRPDGFVAWASDTTPSPEEVTRAAARWFASREHHAL